The genomic interval CTGCCGGGTGATCGCGAAGTTGTTCTGGGGTATCGCACGGCGATGGAACTTCACGTGAAATCCGGTGACACCGTTTCGCTGTGGGTCGAACTGCCGTCGTCGATTCCGCGAGACAGCCTGCTGGGCGAACGCGACGAAACGACGCTGGAGATTCAGGCCACCGTCAGCCACGTGCTGAGCGAATCCACCGGCGCGTCGCGGTTCTCGCTGACTCCGGCGCAGCAGCTTCCGTACAACGCGTTTCTGGCTCTGGACACGCTGCAAACGGCGCTGGGGCTGGAAAAGATCGATGCCGGTCGTCGCAGCGCGGTTGCCAAACCGGCTCGCATCAATGCAATGCTGGCGAGTTCCGAAAAAACTCCGGACACCGCTGCAGGCAATTCGGCTGCGGCGGGAGCTCTCGCCGATGACAGTGGTCTCGCCGAAGCGATCAAGTCGCAGATCACGCCGGATGACGTCGGCCTGCGCCTGCGGCCGATCACCGATCGCGGCTACATCTCGGCGGAGAGCGATCGCATGATTCTTCCCGATCCGCTCTCCGATGCGGTTCTTGCCGCCGCGGAAGAACTGGGACTCAGCGCCGAACCGACACTGGTGTATCTCGCCAACGAAATCGCCGCGGCGGACCGTGATTCCGGCGACAAACGCTATTCGATGTATTCCATCGTCGCCGGCATTCCGTTTCAGGATCGGCAGGCTTCGGATAGCTACCGTTTGCGTGATGGCAAGCCGGTTCCGCAACTGAGAGACCATGACCTGCTGCTGTCGGCGTGGCTTGCCGCGGATCTTCAGGTGGACGTCGGCGGGACCGTCAAAGCTCGCTGGCATGATGTCGGCAGCCATGGCG from Planctomycetaceae bacterium carries:
- a CDS encoding ABC transporter permease is translated as MLRYILQSAVYYRRINFVVMLAVAISTAVIGGSLIVGDSVRYSLRQMTLQRLGRITHVAQAPTFFRQDLAAEVQKKSGAGTVAPAILLTGSVEAHDGQSIHRAGSVTIAGIADDGWSLLETSDTPLPGDREVVLGYRTAMELHVKSGDTVSLWVELPSSIPRDSLLGERDETTLEIQATVSHVLSESTGASRFSLTPAQQLPYNAFLALDTLQTALGLEKIDAGRRSAVAKPARINAMLASSEKTPDTAAGNSAAAGALADDSGLAEAIKSQITPDDVGLRLRPITDRGYISAESDRMILPDPLSDAVLAAAEELGLSAEPTLVYLANEIAAADRDSGDKRYSMYSIVAGIPFQDRQASDSYRLRDGKPVPQLRDHDLLLSAWLAADLQVDVGGTVKARWHDVGSHGELPEIERDFTVQGIFPDDDPKTVDVNLTPHVPGITDVESFSDWNQPFEMEMSRITERDDAYW